In the Malus domestica chromosome 16, GDT2T_hap1 genome, one interval contains:
- the LOC103422022 gene encoding receptor protein kinase TMK1-like isoform X3 produces MILYSSFLFHFISFNFFQSLRQLVFLCSQTLPNRKPEYHSKTHFSAVSPPINPRDFCSSFLCQSLYLFSFHRLSYIFSEKKMKEPQLGFWGSFAVLLLLFFSLYPPVHSQSGGGGDDGAAMEALRKSIGSNSLGWSGTDYCKWGKVSCKDGKVFKIQLGNQKLTGTLPPEIQKLSNLQQLEVQNNQLTGPFPSLSGVQPLQVLLVHDNNISSFPSDFFTGLTSLDNINIDYNPFAAWQIPDILKDATQLKEFSATETNLTGRIPDIFSSSNFPGLTDLHLAFNYLEGELLASFSGSSIQSLWLNGQQGTNRLNGTIDVLQNMTSLREVWLHGNYFTGPIPDLSNLGYLTTLSLRDNKLTGVVPASLLNLKSLTSVNLTNNMLQGPMPKFGDGVLVDMTGVNSFCSDKPGVDCDARVNVLLSVVKDMGYPTVFADSWKGNDPCINWMGITCNGGNITVVNFRSLGLSGTISSNYSLLTSLRTLRLDDNNLTGTIPKELTQLPNLQQIDVSNNQLFGQVPKFKNVDVKTDGNPNIGQDHPPSPATPTIPNSPPASHSDGGKKSRTGVVVGAGIGCVGGLVVVGFVAICLLKKKHKHSGGVQSANASRGPNDIHVVEAGSMVISIQALRDVTNNFSENNVLGKGGFGTVYKGELHDGKKIAVKRMESGVVAEKVLNEFKSEIAVLTKVQHRHLVGLLGYCLDGNERLLVYEYMPQGTLSRYLFNWKEEGLKPLEWTRRLTIALDVARGVEYLHGLASQTFIHRDLKPSNILLGDYMRAKVSDFGLVRLVPEGEASIATGLAGTFGYLAPEYAGLLERLTKPFSSVFYSVVLQTFSACSIINVASVLRCVFFLL; encoded by the exons ATGATACTATACTCCTCTTTCCTTTTCCAttttatttccttcaatttctttcAATCGTTACGACAGCTTGTTTTTCTCTGTTCCCAAACACTACCCAACCGAAAACCAGAGTATCATTCAAAGACCCATTTCTCCGCCGTTTCTCCTCCCATAAACCCTAGAGATTTCTgctcttcttttctttgtcaaagtctgtatcttttttcttttcatcgactttcttatattttttctgaaaaaaaaatgaaggaaccCCAACTGGGTTTCTGGGGTTCTTTCGCCGTTCTGCTCCTTTTGTTTTTCTCGCTGTACCCACCAGTACACTCCCAGTCCGGCGGCGGCGGCGACGACGGAGCGGCCATGGAAGCACTCCGAAAAAGCATCGGCTCCAACAGTCTCGGGTGGTCCGGCACCGATTACTGCAAATGGGGAAAAGTGAGTTGCAAGGACGGCAAGGTTTTCAAAATCCAATTGGGTAACCAAAAACTCACCGGCACGCTGCCGCCGGAAATCCAAAAGCTTTCGAATTTGCAGCAGCTGGAAGTTCAGAACAACCAACTCACCGGGCCTTTTCCGAGCCTCTCCGGGGTGCAACCGCTTCAGGTCCTCCTCGTCCACGACAACAACATCTCGTCCTTCCCCTCCGATTTCTTCACCGGACTTACCTCCCTCGACAACATCAACATCGACTACAATCCCTTCGCTGCGTGGCAGATTCCCGACATTCTCAAAGATGCCACACAGCTGAAGGAATTCTCCGCCACCGAGACCAACCTCACCGGAAGAATTCCCGATATCTTCAGCAGTTCCAATTTCCCAGGTTTGACTGATCTACATTTGGCTTTCAATTACCTTGAAGGCGAATTGCTTGCTAGTTTTTCGGGTTCGAGTATTCAGTCCCTCTGGTTGAACGGCCAACAGGGCACCAATAGGCTTAATGGTACTATTGATGTGTTACAGAACATGACTTCTCTGCGTGAGGTTTGGTTACATGGTAATTATTTCACCGGTCCTATACCGGACTTGTCGAACTTAGGTTACTTGACCACTCTGAGTTTGAGGGATAACAAGCTCACCGGCGTTGTTCCCGCGTCTTTGTTGAATCTTAAATCCCTTACTTCTGTTAATTTGACCAACAATATGCTTCAAGGACCAATGCCCAAGTTTGGCGATGGGGTTCTGGTGGATATGACGGGGGTAAATAGTTTTTGCAGTGATAAGCCGGGTGTTGATTGCGACGCTCGTGTCAATGTATTGCTTTCGGTCGTCAAAGACATGGGTTATCCTACTGTTTTTGCAGATAGTTGGAAGGGGAACGATCCTTGTATTAACTGGATGGGAATTACGTGTAATGGTGGAAACATTACTGTTGTCAATTTTCGGAGCCTGGGTCTTTCGGGTACGATCTCTTCAAATTATTCTCTGCTTACCTCCTTGCGGACATTGAGACTTGACGATAATAACCTCACGGGTACCATACCAAAGGAGCTTACGCAACTGCCCAACCTTCAACAGATAGATGTTAGTAACAACCAACTTTTTGGTCAAGTACCAAAGTTTAAGAATGTGGACGTGAAAACAGATGGGAACCCTAATATTGGTCAGGATCATCCCCCTTCGCCAGCGACGCCTACAATTCCTAATTCACCGCCTGCCTCCCACTCAGATGGAGGTAAAAAATCTAGGACTGGGGTGGTTGTTGGGGCTGGCATCGGCTGTGTTGGCGGATTGGTTGTAGTTGGGTTTGTTGCTATCTGTCTACTTAAGAAAAAGCATAAGCATTCTGGCggagtgcaaagtgcaaacGCAAGTAGGGGACCTAATGACATTCATGTGGTTGAGGCTGGAAGTATGGTCATTTCGATCCAAGCTTTGAGAGATGTGACCAATAATTTCAGCGAAAATAATGTATTAGGAAAAGGTGGTTTTGGAACTGTGTACAAAGGGGAGTTGCATGATGGGAAAAAGATTGCAGTGAAGAGGATGGAATCTGGAGTGGTGGCGGAGAAGGTTCTAAATGAGTTCAAGTCTGAGATTGCAGTTCTTACTAAAGTCCAACACCGCCACTTGGTTGGACTTCTTGGCTATTGTTTGGACGGAAACGAGAGGCTTCTTGTTTATGAATACATGCCTCAAGGGACTCTTAGTAGATACTTGTTCAACTGGAAAGAGGAAGGTCTGAAGCCACTTGAATGGACTAGACGGCTGACCATTGCCTTGGATGTTGCAAGAGGGGTTGAGTATCTCCACGGTTTAGCCAGCCAGACTTTCATTCACAGGGATCTTAAACCTTCGAACATTTTACTGGGAGATTATATGCGGGCTAAAGTTTCGGATTTTGGACTGGTTCGTCTTGTTCCAGAAGGGGAAGCCTCAATTGCGACAGGACTAGCTGGAACTTTTGGCTATTTGGCTCCAGAGTATGCAG GATTATTGGAAAGGTTAACAAAACCATTCAGCTCAGTATTTTATAGTGTCGTGTTGCAGACATTTTCCGCTTGTTCCATAATTAATGTAGCGTCTGTTCTGCGGTGCGTTTTCTTCTTGCTATAG
- the LOC103422022 gene encoding receptor protein kinase TMK1-like isoform X1 produces the protein MILYSSFLFHFISFNFFQSLRQLVFLCSQTLPNRKPEYHSKTHFSAVSPPINPRDFCSSFLCQSLYLFSFHRLSYIFSEKKMKEPQLGFWGSFAVLLLLFFSLYPPVHSQSGGGGDDGAAMEALRKSIGSNSLGWSGTDYCKWGKVSCKDGKVFKIQLGNQKLTGTLPPEIQKLSNLQQLEVQNNQLTGPFPSLSGVQPLQVLLVHDNNISSFPSDFFTGLTSLDNINIDYNPFAAWQIPDILKDATQLKEFSATETNLTGRIPDIFSSSNFPGLTDLHLAFNYLEGELLASFSGSSIQSLWLNGQQGTNRLNGTIDVLQNMTSLREVWLHGNYFTGPIPDLSNLGYLTTLSLRDNKLTGVVPASLLNLKSLTSVNLTNNMLQGPMPKFGDGVLVDMTGVNSFCSDKPGVDCDARVNVLLSVVKDMGYPTVFADSWKGNDPCINWMGITCNGGNITVVNFRSLGLSGTISSNYSLLTSLRTLRLDDNNLTGTIPKELTQLPNLQQIDVSNNQLFGQVPKFKNVDVKTDGNPNIGQDHPPSPATPTIPNSPPASHSDGGKKSRTGVVVGAGIGCVGGLVVVGFVAICLLKKKHKHSGGVQSANASRGPNDIHVVEAGSMVISIQALRDVTNNFSENNVLGKGGFGTVYKGELHDGKKIAVKRMESGVVAEKVLNEFKSEIAVLTKVQHRHLVGLLGYCLDGNERLLVYEYMPQGTLSRYLFNWKEEGLKPLEWTRRLTIALDVARGVEYLHGLASQTFIHRDLKPSNILLGDYMRAKVSDFGLVRLVPEGEASIATGLAGTFGYLAPEYAATGRMTLKVDVYSFGVILMELITGRRAILKSEPEESLHLVTWFRRMLINKDALRKAIDPTIDLNEETLSSINTVAELAGHCSTTEPYQRPDMGHAVNVLSSLVERWKPSEAEDSDGM, from the exons ATGATACTATACTCCTCTTTCCTTTTCCAttttatttccttcaatttctttcAATCGTTACGACAGCTTGTTTTTCTCTGTTCCCAAACACTACCCAACCGAAAACCAGAGTATCATTCAAAGACCCATTTCTCCGCCGTTTCTCCTCCCATAAACCCTAGAGATTTCTgctcttcttttctttgtcaaagtctgtatcttttttcttttcatcgactttcttatattttttctgaaaaaaaaatgaaggaaccCCAACTGGGTTTCTGGGGTTCTTTCGCCGTTCTGCTCCTTTTGTTTTTCTCGCTGTACCCACCAGTACACTCCCAGTCCGGCGGCGGCGGCGACGACGGAGCGGCCATGGAAGCACTCCGAAAAAGCATCGGCTCCAACAGTCTCGGGTGGTCCGGCACCGATTACTGCAAATGGGGAAAAGTGAGTTGCAAGGACGGCAAGGTTTTCAAAATCCAATTGGGTAACCAAAAACTCACCGGCACGCTGCCGCCGGAAATCCAAAAGCTTTCGAATTTGCAGCAGCTGGAAGTTCAGAACAACCAACTCACCGGGCCTTTTCCGAGCCTCTCCGGGGTGCAACCGCTTCAGGTCCTCCTCGTCCACGACAACAACATCTCGTCCTTCCCCTCCGATTTCTTCACCGGACTTACCTCCCTCGACAACATCAACATCGACTACAATCCCTTCGCTGCGTGGCAGATTCCCGACATTCTCAAAGATGCCACACAGCTGAAGGAATTCTCCGCCACCGAGACCAACCTCACCGGAAGAATTCCCGATATCTTCAGCAGTTCCAATTTCCCAGGTTTGACTGATCTACATTTGGCTTTCAATTACCTTGAAGGCGAATTGCTTGCTAGTTTTTCGGGTTCGAGTATTCAGTCCCTCTGGTTGAACGGCCAACAGGGCACCAATAGGCTTAATGGTACTATTGATGTGTTACAGAACATGACTTCTCTGCGTGAGGTTTGGTTACATGGTAATTATTTCACCGGTCCTATACCGGACTTGTCGAACTTAGGTTACTTGACCACTCTGAGTTTGAGGGATAACAAGCTCACCGGCGTTGTTCCCGCGTCTTTGTTGAATCTTAAATCCCTTACTTCTGTTAATTTGACCAACAATATGCTTCAAGGACCAATGCCCAAGTTTGGCGATGGGGTTCTGGTGGATATGACGGGGGTAAATAGTTTTTGCAGTGATAAGCCGGGTGTTGATTGCGACGCTCGTGTCAATGTATTGCTTTCGGTCGTCAAAGACATGGGTTATCCTACTGTTTTTGCAGATAGTTGGAAGGGGAACGATCCTTGTATTAACTGGATGGGAATTACGTGTAATGGTGGAAACATTACTGTTGTCAATTTTCGGAGCCTGGGTCTTTCGGGTACGATCTCTTCAAATTATTCTCTGCTTACCTCCTTGCGGACATTGAGACTTGACGATAATAACCTCACGGGTACCATACCAAAGGAGCTTACGCAACTGCCCAACCTTCAACAGATAGATGTTAGTAACAACCAACTTTTTGGTCAAGTACCAAAGTTTAAGAATGTGGACGTGAAAACAGATGGGAACCCTAATATTGGTCAGGATCATCCCCCTTCGCCAGCGACGCCTACAATTCCTAATTCACCGCCTGCCTCCCACTCAGATGGAGGTAAAAAATCTAGGACTGGGGTGGTTGTTGGGGCTGGCATCGGCTGTGTTGGCGGATTGGTTGTAGTTGGGTTTGTTGCTATCTGTCTACTTAAGAAAAAGCATAAGCATTCTGGCggagtgcaaagtgcaaacGCAAGTAGGGGACCTAATGACATTCATGTGGTTGAGGCTGGAAGTATGGTCATTTCGATCCAAGCTTTGAGAGATGTGACCAATAATTTCAGCGAAAATAATGTATTAGGAAAAGGTGGTTTTGGAACTGTGTACAAAGGGGAGTTGCATGATGGGAAAAAGATTGCAGTGAAGAGGATGGAATCTGGAGTGGTGGCGGAGAAGGTTCTAAATGAGTTCAAGTCTGAGATTGCAGTTCTTACTAAAGTCCAACACCGCCACTTGGTTGGACTTCTTGGCTATTGTTTGGACGGAAACGAGAGGCTTCTTGTTTATGAATACATGCCTCAAGGGACTCTTAGTAGATACTTGTTCAACTGGAAAGAGGAAGGTCTGAAGCCACTTGAATGGACTAGACGGCTGACCATTGCCTTGGATGTTGCAAGAGGGGTTGAGTATCTCCACGGTTTAGCCAGCCAGACTTTCATTCACAGGGATCTTAAACCTTCGAACATTTTACTGGGAGATTATATGCGGGCTAAAGTTTCGGATTTTGGACTGGTTCGTCTTGTTCCAGAAGGGGAAGCCTCAATTGCGACAGGACTAGCTGGAACTTTTGGCTATTTGGCTCCAGAGTATGCAG CAACTGGGCGGATGACACTCAAGGTTGACGTGTATAGCTTTGGAGTGATCTTAATGGAGCTGATCACGGGTAGAAGAGCAATTCTTAAAAGCGAACCAGAGGAGAGCTTGCACCTTGTTACATGGTTCCGCAGAATGCTCATTAACAAGGATGCACTCCGGAAGGCCATTGATCCAACAATTGATCTCAATGAGGAAACTCTTTCCAGTATTAACACTGTCGCTGAGCTTGCTGGGCATTGCAGCACAACGGAGCCCTACCAGAGGCCTGACATGGGTCATGCAGTCAATGTTCTTTCGTCGCTTGTTGAGCGTTGGAAACCATCTGAAGCCGAAGATTCTGACGGTATGTAG
- the LOC103422022 gene encoding receptor protein kinase TMK1-like isoform X2 has translation MILYSSFLFHFISFNFFQSLRQLVFLCSQTLPNRKPEYHSKTHFSAVSPPINPRDFCSSFLCQSLYLFSFHRLSYIFSEKKMKEPQLGFWGSFAVLLLLFFSLYPPVHSQSGGGGDDGAAMEALRKSIGSNSLGWSGTDYCKWGKVSCKDGKVFKIQLGNQKLTGTLPPEIQKLSNLQQLEVQNNQLTGPFPSLSGVQPLQVLLVHDNNISSFPSDFFTGLTSLDNINIDYNPFAAWQIPDILKDATQLKEFSATETNLTGRIPDIFSSSNFPGLTDLHLAFNYLEGELLASFSGSSIQSLWLNGQQGTNRLNGTIDVLQNMTSLREVWLHGNYFTGPIPDLSNLGYLTTLSLRDNKLTGVVPASLLNLKSLTSVNLTNNMLQGPMPKFGDGVLVDMTGVNSFCSDKPGVDCDARVNVLLSVVKDMGYPTVFADSWKGNDPCINWMGITCNGGNITVVNFRSLGLSGTISSNYSLLTSLRTLRLDDNNLTGTIPKELTQLPNLQQIDVSNNQLFGQVPKFKNVDVKTDGNPNIGQDHPPSPATPTIPNSPPASHSDGGKKSRTGVVVGAGIGCVGGLVVVGFVAICLLKKKHKHSGGVQSANASRGPNDIHVVEAGSMVISIQALRDVTNNFSENNVLGKGGFGTVYKGELHDGKKIAVKRMESGVVAEKVLNEFKSEIAVLTKVQHRHLVGLLGYCLDGNERLLVYEYMPQGTLSRYLFNWKEEGLKPLEWTRRLTIALDVARGVEYLHGLASQTFIHRDLKPSNILLGDYMRAKVSDFGLVRLVPEGEASIATGLAGTFGYLAPEYAGLLERLTKPFSSVFYSVVLQTFSACSIINVASVLRNWADDTQG, from the exons ATGATACTATACTCCTCTTTCCTTTTCCAttttatttccttcaatttctttcAATCGTTACGACAGCTTGTTTTTCTCTGTTCCCAAACACTACCCAACCGAAAACCAGAGTATCATTCAAAGACCCATTTCTCCGCCGTTTCTCCTCCCATAAACCCTAGAGATTTCTgctcttcttttctttgtcaaagtctgtatcttttttcttttcatcgactttcttatattttttctgaaaaaaaaatgaaggaaccCCAACTGGGTTTCTGGGGTTCTTTCGCCGTTCTGCTCCTTTTGTTTTTCTCGCTGTACCCACCAGTACACTCCCAGTCCGGCGGCGGCGGCGACGACGGAGCGGCCATGGAAGCACTCCGAAAAAGCATCGGCTCCAACAGTCTCGGGTGGTCCGGCACCGATTACTGCAAATGGGGAAAAGTGAGTTGCAAGGACGGCAAGGTTTTCAAAATCCAATTGGGTAACCAAAAACTCACCGGCACGCTGCCGCCGGAAATCCAAAAGCTTTCGAATTTGCAGCAGCTGGAAGTTCAGAACAACCAACTCACCGGGCCTTTTCCGAGCCTCTCCGGGGTGCAACCGCTTCAGGTCCTCCTCGTCCACGACAACAACATCTCGTCCTTCCCCTCCGATTTCTTCACCGGACTTACCTCCCTCGACAACATCAACATCGACTACAATCCCTTCGCTGCGTGGCAGATTCCCGACATTCTCAAAGATGCCACACAGCTGAAGGAATTCTCCGCCACCGAGACCAACCTCACCGGAAGAATTCCCGATATCTTCAGCAGTTCCAATTTCCCAGGTTTGACTGATCTACATTTGGCTTTCAATTACCTTGAAGGCGAATTGCTTGCTAGTTTTTCGGGTTCGAGTATTCAGTCCCTCTGGTTGAACGGCCAACAGGGCACCAATAGGCTTAATGGTACTATTGATGTGTTACAGAACATGACTTCTCTGCGTGAGGTTTGGTTACATGGTAATTATTTCACCGGTCCTATACCGGACTTGTCGAACTTAGGTTACTTGACCACTCTGAGTTTGAGGGATAACAAGCTCACCGGCGTTGTTCCCGCGTCTTTGTTGAATCTTAAATCCCTTACTTCTGTTAATTTGACCAACAATATGCTTCAAGGACCAATGCCCAAGTTTGGCGATGGGGTTCTGGTGGATATGACGGGGGTAAATAGTTTTTGCAGTGATAAGCCGGGTGTTGATTGCGACGCTCGTGTCAATGTATTGCTTTCGGTCGTCAAAGACATGGGTTATCCTACTGTTTTTGCAGATAGTTGGAAGGGGAACGATCCTTGTATTAACTGGATGGGAATTACGTGTAATGGTGGAAACATTACTGTTGTCAATTTTCGGAGCCTGGGTCTTTCGGGTACGATCTCTTCAAATTATTCTCTGCTTACCTCCTTGCGGACATTGAGACTTGACGATAATAACCTCACGGGTACCATACCAAAGGAGCTTACGCAACTGCCCAACCTTCAACAGATAGATGTTAGTAACAACCAACTTTTTGGTCAAGTACCAAAGTTTAAGAATGTGGACGTGAAAACAGATGGGAACCCTAATATTGGTCAGGATCATCCCCCTTCGCCAGCGACGCCTACAATTCCTAATTCACCGCCTGCCTCCCACTCAGATGGAGGTAAAAAATCTAGGACTGGGGTGGTTGTTGGGGCTGGCATCGGCTGTGTTGGCGGATTGGTTGTAGTTGGGTTTGTTGCTATCTGTCTACTTAAGAAAAAGCATAAGCATTCTGGCggagtgcaaagtgcaaacGCAAGTAGGGGACCTAATGACATTCATGTGGTTGAGGCTGGAAGTATGGTCATTTCGATCCAAGCTTTGAGAGATGTGACCAATAATTTCAGCGAAAATAATGTATTAGGAAAAGGTGGTTTTGGAACTGTGTACAAAGGGGAGTTGCATGATGGGAAAAAGATTGCAGTGAAGAGGATGGAATCTGGAGTGGTGGCGGAGAAGGTTCTAAATGAGTTCAAGTCTGAGATTGCAGTTCTTACTAAAGTCCAACACCGCCACTTGGTTGGACTTCTTGGCTATTGTTTGGACGGAAACGAGAGGCTTCTTGTTTATGAATACATGCCTCAAGGGACTCTTAGTAGATACTTGTTCAACTGGAAAGAGGAAGGTCTGAAGCCACTTGAATGGACTAGACGGCTGACCATTGCCTTGGATGTTGCAAGAGGGGTTGAGTATCTCCACGGTTTAGCCAGCCAGACTTTCATTCACAGGGATCTTAAACCTTCGAACATTTTACTGGGAGATTATATGCGGGCTAAAGTTTCGGATTTTGGACTGGTTCGTCTTGTTCCAGAAGGGGAAGCCTCAATTGCGACAGGACTAGCTGGAACTTTTGGCTATTTGGCTCCAGAGTATGCAG GATTATTGGAAAGGTTAACAAAACCATTCAGCTCAGTATTTTATAGTGTCGTGTTGCAGACATTTTCCGCTTGTTCCATAATTAATGTAGCGTCTGTTCTGCG CAACTGGGCGGATGACACTCAAGGTTGA
- the LOC103422022 gene encoding receptor protein kinase TMK1-like isoform X4, whose product MILYSSFLFHFISFNFFQSLRQLVFLCSQTLPNRKPEYHSKTHFSAVSPPINPRDFCSSFLCQSLYLFSFHRLSYIFSEKKMKEPQLGFWGSFAVLLLLFFSLYPPVHSQSGGGGDDGAAMEALRKSIGSNSLGWSGTDYCKWGKVSCKDGKVFKIQLGNQKLTGTLPPEIQKLSNLQQLEVQNNQLTGPFPSLSGVQPLQVLLVHDNNISSFPSDFFTGLTSLDNINIDYNPFAAWQIPDILKDATQLKEFSATETNLTGRIPDIFSSSNFPGLTDLHLAFNYLEGELLASFSGSSIQSLWLNGQQGTNRLNGTIDVLQNMTSLREVWLHGNYFTGPIPDLSNLGYLTTLSLRDNKLTGVVPASLLNLKSLTSVNLTNNMLQGPMPKFGDGVLVDMTGVNSFCSDKPGVDCDARVNVLLSVVKDMGYPTVFADSWKGNDPCINWMGITCNGGNITVVNFRSLGLSGTISSNYSLLTSLRTLRLDDNNLTGTIPKELTQLPNLQQIDVSNNQLFGQVPKFKNVDVKTDGNPNIGQDHPPSPATPTIPNSPPASHSDGGKKSRTGVVVGAGIGCVGGLVVVGFVAICLLKKKHKHSGGVQSANASRGPNDIHVVEAGSMVISIQALRDVTNNFSENNVLGKGGFGTVYKGELHDGKKIAVKRMESGVVAEKVLNEFKSEIAVLTKVQHRHLVGLLGYCLDGNERLLVYEYMPQGTLSRYLFNWKEEGLKPLEWTRRLTIALDVARGVEYLHGLASQTFIHRDLKPSNILLGDYMRAKVSDFGLVRLVPEGEASIATGLAGTFGYLAPEYADIFRLFHN is encoded by the exons ATGATACTATACTCCTCTTTCCTTTTCCAttttatttccttcaatttctttcAATCGTTACGACAGCTTGTTTTTCTCTGTTCCCAAACACTACCCAACCGAAAACCAGAGTATCATTCAAAGACCCATTTCTCCGCCGTTTCTCCTCCCATAAACCCTAGAGATTTCTgctcttcttttctttgtcaaagtctgtatcttttttcttttcatcgactttcttatattttttctgaaaaaaaaatgaaggaaccCCAACTGGGTTTCTGGGGTTCTTTCGCCGTTCTGCTCCTTTTGTTTTTCTCGCTGTACCCACCAGTACACTCCCAGTCCGGCGGCGGCGGCGACGACGGAGCGGCCATGGAAGCACTCCGAAAAAGCATCGGCTCCAACAGTCTCGGGTGGTCCGGCACCGATTACTGCAAATGGGGAAAAGTGAGTTGCAAGGACGGCAAGGTTTTCAAAATCCAATTGGGTAACCAAAAACTCACCGGCACGCTGCCGCCGGAAATCCAAAAGCTTTCGAATTTGCAGCAGCTGGAAGTTCAGAACAACCAACTCACCGGGCCTTTTCCGAGCCTCTCCGGGGTGCAACCGCTTCAGGTCCTCCTCGTCCACGACAACAACATCTCGTCCTTCCCCTCCGATTTCTTCACCGGACTTACCTCCCTCGACAACATCAACATCGACTACAATCCCTTCGCTGCGTGGCAGATTCCCGACATTCTCAAAGATGCCACACAGCTGAAGGAATTCTCCGCCACCGAGACCAACCTCACCGGAAGAATTCCCGATATCTTCAGCAGTTCCAATTTCCCAGGTTTGACTGATCTACATTTGGCTTTCAATTACCTTGAAGGCGAATTGCTTGCTAGTTTTTCGGGTTCGAGTATTCAGTCCCTCTGGTTGAACGGCCAACAGGGCACCAATAGGCTTAATGGTACTATTGATGTGTTACAGAACATGACTTCTCTGCGTGAGGTTTGGTTACATGGTAATTATTTCACCGGTCCTATACCGGACTTGTCGAACTTAGGTTACTTGACCACTCTGAGTTTGAGGGATAACAAGCTCACCGGCGTTGTTCCCGCGTCTTTGTTGAATCTTAAATCCCTTACTTCTGTTAATTTGACCAACAATATGCTTCAAGGACCAATGCCCAAGTTTGGCGATGGGGTTCTGGTGGATATGACGGGGGTAAATAGTTTTTGCAGTGATAAGCCGGGTGTTGATTGCGACGCTCGTGTCAATGTATTGCTTTCGGTCGTCAAAGACATGGGTTATCCTACTGTTTTTGCAGATAGTTGGAAGGGGAACGATCCTTGTATTAACTGGATGGGAATTACGTGTAATGGTGGAAACATTACTGTTGTCAATTTTCGGAGCCTGGGTCTTTCGGGTACGATCTCTTCAAATTATTCTCTGCTTACCTCCTTGCGGACATTGAGACTTGACGATAATAACCTCACGGGTACCATACCAAAGGAGCTTACGCAACTGCCCAACCTTCAACAGATAGATGTTAGTAACAACCAACTTTTTGGTCAAGTACCAAAGTTTAAGAATGTGGACGTGAAAACAGATGGGAACCCTAATATTGGTCAGGATCATCCCCCTTCGCCAGCGACGCCTACAATTCCTAATTCACCGCCTGCCTCCCACTCAGATGGAGGTAAAAAATCTAGGACTGGGGTGGTTGTTGGGGCTGGCATCGGCTGTGTTGGCGGATTGGTTGTAGTTGGGTTTGTTGCTATCTGTCTACTTAAGAAAAAGCATAAGCATTCTGGCggagtgcaaagtgcaaacGCAAGTAGGGGACCTAATGACATTCATGTGGTTGAGGCTGGAAGTATGGTCATTTCGATCCAAGCTTTGAGAGATGTGACCAATAATTTCAGCGAAAATAATGTATTAGGAAAAGGTGGTTTTGGAACTGTGTACAAAGGGGAGTTGCATGATGGGAAAAAGATTGCAGTGAAGAGGATGGAATCTGGAGTGGTGGCGGAGAAGGTTCTAAATGAGTTCAAGTCTGAGATTGCAGTTCTTACTAAAGTCCAACACCGCCACTTGGTTGGACTTCTTGGCTATTGTTTGGACGGAAACGAGAGGCTTCTTGTTTATGAATACATGCCTCAAGGGACTCTTAGTAGATACTTGTTCAACTGGAAAGAGGAAGGTCTGAAGCCACTTGAATGGACTAGACGGCTGACCATTGCCTTGGATGTTGCAAGAGGGGTTGAGTATCTCCACGGTTTAGCCAGCCAGACTTTCATTCACAGGGATCTTAAACCTTCGAACATTTTACTGGGAGATTATATGCGGGCTAAAGTTTCGGATTTTGGACTGGTTCGTCTTGTTCCAGAAGGGGAAGCCTCAATTGCGACAGGACTAGCTGGAACTTTTGGCTATTTGGCTCCAGAGTATGCAG ACATTTTCCGCTTGTTCCATAATTAA